The Sander vitreus isolate 19-12246 chromosome 5, sanVit1, whole genome shotgun sequence genome includes a region encoding these proteins:
- the LOC144517828 gene encoding serine/threonine-protein phosphatase 6 catalytic subunit translates to MAPLDLDKYAEIAKQCKYLPENDLKRLCDYVCDLLLEESNVQPVSTPVTVCGDIHGQFYDLCELFRTGGQVPDTNYIFMGDFVDRGYYSLETFTYLLVLKAKWPDRITLLRGNHESRQITQVYGFYDECQTKYGNANAWRYCTKVFDMLTVAALMDEQILCVHGGLSPDIKTLDQIRTIERNQEIPHKGAFCDLVWSDPEDVDTWAISPRGAGWLFGAKVTNEFVHINNLKLICRAHQLVHEGYKFMFDEKLVTVWSAPNYCYRCGNIASIMVFKDANTREPKLFRAVPDSERVIPPRTTTPYFL, encoded by the exons ATGGCGCCTCTAGATCTGGATAAATACGCAGAGATTGCAAAACAGTGTAAATACCTCCCAGAAAATGACCTCAAG AGGTTATGTGACTATGTGTGTGACCTTCTGCTGGAGGAGTCCAACGTTCAGCCTGTTTCCACTCCTGTGACAGTATGTGGTGACATACATGGACAG TTTTATGATCTTTGTGAACTCTTCCGAACTGGCGGCCAGGTTCCGGACACAAATTACATCTTTATG GGTGACTTTGTTGACCGAGGATATTACAGTTTGGAGACGTTCACCTACCTGCTGGTGCTGAAAGCCAAATGGCCCGACCGCATCACACTTCTACGTGGAAATCACGAGAGCAGACAGATCACCCAAGTTTATGGCTTTTACG aTGAGTGCCAGACCAAGTATGGGAATGCAAATGCCTGGCGTTATTGCACCAAAGTGTTCGATATGTTAACAGTTGCGGCT CTGATGGACGAGCAGATCCTGTGTGTCCACGGAGGCCTCTCCCCAGACATAAAAACTCTAGATCAGATTCGAACCATTGAGCGGAACCAGGAGATCCCCCACAAAGGAGCGTTCTGTGACCTGGTGTGGTCAGACCCTGAAGACGTGGACACTTGGGCCATCAGCCCCAGAGGAGCTGGCTGGCTCTTTGGTGCAAAGGTCACAAATGAG tttgtCCACATCAACAACCTGAAGCTGATCTGCAGGGCACATCAACTTGTCCACGAAGGCTACAAGTTCATGTTTGACGAGAAGCTGGTCACAGTGTGGTCGGCTCCTAACTACTGCTATCGCTGCGGCAACATCGCCTCCATTATGGTCTTCAAAGACGCTAACACAAGAGAGCCAAAGCTCTTCCGAGCAGTGCCTGACTCTGAAAGAGTCATTCCACCACGAACAACAACACCCTATTTCCTGTaa